In the genome of Rhodoferax fermentans, one region contains:
- the cadR gene encoding Cd(II)/Pb(II)-responsive transcriptional regulator, whose translation MKIGELALVAQCTVETVRYYEKAGLLPEPARTSGNFRVYGPKHVERLRFIRNCRALDMSQEEIHTLLDLADQPAEGCGAINAVFDQHIAHVDERIRELTHLKKQLGALRQRCVSEQAVDACGIMQSLATMETEAKVERHTHLG comes from the coding sequence ATGAAAATCGGTGAATTAGCCTTGGTGGCGCAGTGCACGGTGGAAACGGTGCGCTATTACGAGAAAGCCGGCCTGCTTCCCGAGCCGGCACGCACGTCGGGGAACTTCCGGGTGTATGGGCCCAAACACGTTGAACGCCTCCGTTTCATACGCAATTGCCGTGCACTGGACATGAGCCAGGAAGAGATCCATACGCTGCTCGATCTGGCGGACCAACCTGCAGAAGGTTGTGGTGCCATCAATGCGGTCTTTGACCAACACATTGCCCACGTCGATGAACGTATTCGAGAACTCACTCATCTCAAAAAACAATTGGGAGCGCTTCGGCAGCGGTGTGTTTCGGAGCAGGCGGTCGATGCCTGCGGAATCATGCAAAGTCTGGCTACCATGGAGACGGAAGCCAAAGTCGAACGTCACACCCATCTCGGTTGA
- a CDS encoding FTR1 family iron permease: MQGQVLFIVWRESVEALLVVGIIAAWLRAHPEAVTGRKYMWAGIAIGLLAAFGLGAAILGLSEYFEGEQQDYFQLAMTSMAAALIVQMVFWMRKHGRTLKRDIENGLSSNASQANWLGMLVLIAVAIAREGSETVVFLYGLGLSQQGEHLVSFFLSASLGFALAFATFGLLQLGGRLFSWRAFFRFTEILLLLLAGAMLISTVEKLIGLGWLPPLLDPVWNSSALLDDSATAGSLVASLTGYRAHPALTMVLAFVLYWLGIMYGLRRASPVPKPVA; the protein is encoded by the coding sequence ATGCAAGGTCAGGTACTCTTTATTGTCTGGCGTGAAAGTGTCGAAGCCCTGTTGGTGGTTGGCATCATTGCCGCGTGGCTGCGCGCTCATCCCGAGGCAGTCACTGGTCGGAAATACATGTGGGCCGGCATTGCGATCGGTTTGTTGGCGGCGTTTGGGCTCGGCGCGGCCATCCTTGGTCTATCTGAGTATTTTGAAGGTGAGCAGCAGGACTACTTCCAACTGGCAATGACCAGCATGGCCGCTGCATTGATCGTGCAGATGGTGTTCTGGATGCGTAAACACGGTCGGACACTGAAGCGCGATATAGAGAATGGACTTTCTTCAAACGCCTCCCAGGCGAATTGGTTGGGCATGTTGGTGCTGATTGCTGTGGCTATTGCGCGCGAAGGTAGTGAAACAGTCGTATTTCTTTACGGTCTCGGCCTTTCACAACAAGGCGAACACCTCGTTTCATTTTTCCTTTCAGCCTCGCTGGGTTTCGCTCTGGCCTTTGCGACGTTCGGGCTTCTTCAACTCGGGGGGCGACTATTTTCGTGGCGCGCGTTTTTCAGGTTTACCGAAATTCTGTTGCTGTTACTGGCTGGGGCCATGTTGATCTCCACTGTGGAAAAGCTGATTGGCCTTGGGTGGCTACCGCCGTTACTGGATCCTGTCTGGAATAGCTCGGCCCTGCTCGACGATTCAGCGACCGCAGGAAGTTTGGTGGCGTCTCTGACGGGATACCGCGCGCACCCGGCGCTGACGATGGTTCTGGCATTTGTTCTCTATTGGCTGGGAATCATGTATGGCCTTAGAAGAGCCTCGCCTGTTCCGAAACCAGTCGCGTAA
- a CDS encoding phosphoethanolamine transferase encodes MNGVKHLFAAFRSQAASPAAMACASGLWLIAFDNLAFWRDLWAARDPSSLRAALAVAGLALVLWSLFTLLARLLCWPRVGKPMIALLLAVAALAAYFIGSYGILIDRGMMRNVLQTDLRETADLLSLPLLLDFAWRGLLPAALVLSVRVAHPGWRQALAGIARSALLFAVLAVSCLTVFYADYASAARNHRELRHLLTPTNVFNGLAGLWKEHSRANRQLVRVGEDARRDPANAGAKPLLVVLVVGETARAANFSLGGYARPTNQALAGKGVVYFGDVTSCGTDTATSLPCMFSDLGAGKFEAAEAGARENVLDILARAGVGVRWLNNNSGCKGVCDRILWSDLSRTNDPALCAGGECLDGVLLQGLRDGLAAATSDNLMVLHLMGSHGPAYYKRYPAVSRRFEPTCDTNDIQRCSVEALRNTYDNGIAYTSEVLAKQIDLLAAQAGRVDSVLLYISDHGESLGERNIYLHGLPKVLAPREQTQVPMLAWLSPGAWQRLGVNEAALRQLAAQPLSHDNLSPTLLGLFGVRTSAVRSALDLTAMARRAATQGAGTP; translated from the coding sequence ATGAACGGCGTGAAGCATCTGTTTGCAGCGTTTCGATCACAGGCCGCTTCGCCCGCCGCGATGGCGTGCGCGTCGGGCTTGTGGCTGATCGCCTTCGACAACCTCGCGTTTTGGCGCGACCTGTGGGCGGCTCGCGACCCTTCCTCACTGCGCGCCGCGCTGGCCGTTGCCGGCTTGGCCTTGGTGCTGTGGTCGCTGTTCACCCTGCTGGCGCGGTTGCTGTGCTGGCCGCGCGTGGGCAAACCGATGATCGCCCTGCTGTTGGCGGTGGCTGCGCTGGCCGCCTACTTCATCGGCAGCTACGGCATCCTCATCGACAGGGGGATGATGCGCAACGTGCTGCAGACCGACTTGCGGGAGACGGCCGACCTGCTGTCGCTGCCGCTGTTGCTGGACTTCGCGTGGCGCGGTCTGCTGCCGGCGGCGCTGGTGCTGAGCGTGCGCGTGGCCCATCCGGGCTGGCGCCAGGCTCTGGCCGGCATTGCCCGTAGCGCGCTGCTGTTCGCGGTCCTGGCCGTTAGTTGCCTCACGGTCTTCTACGCCGACTATGCCTCGGCGGCCCGCAACCACCGCGAGCTCCGCCACCTGCTGACACCGACCAACGTGTTCAACGGCCTGGCGGGCCTCTGGAAGGAGCACTCGCGTGCCAACCGTCAGCTGGTCCGCGTCGGCGAGGATGCACGTCGCGATCCGGCCAACGCCGGAGCGAAGCCGCTGCTGGTGGTGCTGGTCGTCGGCGAGACCGCGCGTGCGGCCAACTTCTCGCTCGGCGGCTACGCCCGCCCGACCAACCAGGCCCTGGCCGGCAAGGGCGTCGTCTACTTCGGCGACGTGACCTCCTGTGGCACCGACACCGCGACCTCGCTGCCGTGCATGTTCTCGGATCTCGGCGCCGGCAAGTTCGAGGCCGCCGAGGCGGGTGCCCGCGAGAACGTGCTCGACATCCTCGCCCGTGCCGGCGTCGGGGTGCGCTGGCTGAACAACAACTCTGGCTGCAAGGGTGTGTGCGACCGCATCCTGTGGTCGGACCTGTCTCGCACCAACGATCCGGCGCTGTGCGCCGGCGGCGAATGCCTCGATGGCGTGCTGCTGCAGGGGCTGCGTGACGGCCTGGCTGCGGCGACGTCGGACAACCTGATGGTGCTGCACTTGATGGGCAGCCACGGACCGGCCTACTACAAGCGGTACCCGGCGGTGAGCCGGCGCTTCGAGCCGACCTGCGACACCAACGATATCCAGCGCTGCAGCGTCGAGGCGCTGCGCAACACCTACGACAACGGCATCGCCTACACCAGCGAGGTGCTGGCGAAGCAGATCGACCTGCTGGCCGCACAAGCCGGGCGCGTCGACAGCGTGTTGCTCTACATCTCGGATCACGGCGAGTCGCTCGGTGAGCGCAACATCTATCTGCACGGCCTGCCCAAGGTGCTCGCGCCGCGCGAGCAGACGCAGGTGCCGATGCTGGCCTGGCTGTCGCCCGGTGCCTGGCAACGTCTGGGCGTGAACGAGGCCGCGCTGCGGCAGCTCGCCGCGCAGCCGCTCTCGCACGACAATCTGTCGCCCACTCTGCTCGGACTGTTCGGCGTGCGCACGAGCGCCGTCCGGTCTGCGCTCGACCTGACGGCGATGGCTCGGCGCGCCGCCACGCAGGGGGCCGGCACGCCATGA
- the cadR gene encoding Cd(II)/Pb(II)-responsive transcriptional regulator, whose amino-acid sequence MEIRIGDLAKRAECEVVTIRYYEKEGLLPKPARSGGNFRLYGDAHIERLQFIRHCRSLDMTLSEIRALLGLRDNPMQDCGEVNTLLEAHIQQVEMRVSALLQLKRHLVDLREKCSGSRSVEACGILQGLGNCNCHDESATNSQTSG is encoded by the coding sequence ATGGAAATCAGAATTGGTGATCTCGCCAAGCGCGCTGAGTGCGAGGTCGTGACCATCCGCTACTACGAGAAGGAAGGACTATTACCGAAACCAGCGCGCAGCGGCGGCAACTTCCGGCTGTACGGTGATGCTCACATCGAGCGTTTGCAATTCATCCGTCATTGCCGTTCGCTCGACATGACGTTGAGCGAGATTCGGGCATTGTTAGGTCTGAGAGACAACCCGATGCAGGACTGTGGGGAGGTCAACACGCTGCTGGAGGCCCATATTCAACAGGTGGAAATGCGTGTGTCCGCGCTGTTGCAGTTAAAGCGGCACTTGGTTGATTTGCGCGAGAAGTGTTCTGGCTCTCGATCTGTAGAGGCGTGCGGCATTTTGCAAGGGTTGGGCAATTGCAATTGCCATGATGAAAGTGCCACGAACAGTCAAACATCTGGGTAA
- a CDS encoding 4Fe-4S binding protein: MSQSQHVIIPILPIADHAAEDRPKPVKPIRDAVEGFFVRHRHQLVWVHTAAFVAFVAIIVLPLFLSEAPDTATPFTHFTTFANYVMWGLWFPLVFLSVIFTGRSWCGLFCPMGAASEWLNKIGPQRPIPAWLRWEGTPAVSFVLTTILGQTVGVRDHPEAAAEIFGGTMLAALLIGFFFGRNKRAWCRHLCPIGRLLGLYSRLGAIEFAPQVRRPGRDAYSQKGACPTMIDLVGKNESRHCIECFRCVNPTAKGSIRMEFRRPGVEIENIRDNRANPAEAWFLFLDTGVALGAFLWLVLPQYQFLRQRLGTWALEHDWTWLLETGPSWLVSVHPQRSEVFLWLDFFTISGFMVTWMIAVTALLAATTSAAAHLSGRVGGDGRFGRRFSELGYQYAPVAMVSLVIGLGAMLFDPIKFTPLGPVGVQLIKGGLYLMGVAWSVWLSQKILARQGVPASKRWLPILPGIAGSIVIGACWWPVIFGA; encoded by the coding sequence ATGTCTCAGAGTCAGCACGTCATCATCCCGATTCTGCCCATCGCTGATCACGCCGCCGAGGACCGACCCAAACCGGTTAAACCGATTCGCGATGCTGTCGAAGGGTTTTTCGTGCGCCACCGCCATCAATTGGTCTGGGTGCACACCGCGGCCTTCGTGGCTTTTGTGGCAATCATCGTTCTTCCCCTGTTTCTTTCCGAGGCCCCGGACACGGCGACTCCGTTCACCCATTTCACTACGTTCGCGAATTATGTGATGTGGGGACTTTGGTTTCCGCTTGTGTTTCTGTCTGTCATTTTTACCGGTCGCTCTTGGTGTGGACTGTTTTGTCCTATGGGGGCCGCTTCCGAGTGGTTGAACAAGATTGGGCCGCAACGCCCAATCCCGGCCTGGCTACGCTGGGAAGGCACGCCTGCGGTCAGCTTTGTGTTGACCACAATACTTGGGCAGACCGTCGGCGTGCGTGACCATCCGGAAGCGGCCGCAGAAATCTTCGGCGGCACGATGTTGGCGGCCTTACTGATTGGCTTTTTCTTTGGCCGCAATAAGCGCGCTTGGTGCCGACACCTTTGCCCTATCGGTCGCCTGCTTGGCCTGTATTCGCGGCTCGGCGCCATTGAGTTTGCCCCGCAGGTAAGGCGCCCGGGTCGAGATGCCTACAGTCAAAAGGGCGCTTGTCCGACCATGATCGATCTCGTGGGGAAAAACGAATCGCGTCACTGCATTGAGTGCTTCCGCTGCGTCAATCCGACGGCCAAGGGAAGCATTCGCATGGAATTTCGCCGTCCGGGCGTAGAGATCGAAAACATTCGCGACAATCGTGCCAACCCGGCCGAAGCCTGGTTCCTCTTCCTCGACACCGGTGTGGCGCTCGGCGCTTTCCTGTGGCTGGTGCTGCCTCAGTATCAGTTCCTACGCCAGCGTCTTGGAACCTGGGCGCTGGAACACGACTGGACTTGGTTACTTGAAACGGGTCCATCCTGGCTGGTCAGCGTCCATCCGCAACGTAGCGAGGTGTTCCTGTGGCTCGATTTCTTCACCATCAGCGGCTTCATGGTCACCTGGATGATAGCCGTGACCGCGTTACTGGCCGCGACCACGAGTGCCGCCGCACATCTGTCCGGACGGGTCGGCGGCGACGGCAGGTTTGGACGACGCTTCAGTGAACTGGGTTATCAATACGCGCCGGTCGCGATGGTTTCTCTGGTCATCGGTCTGGGGGCCATGCTGTTCGACCCCATTAAATTTACGCCACTTGGCCCCGTAGGAGTGCAACTGATCAAGGGCGGGTTGTACCTGATGGGCGTTGCGTGGAGTGTCTGGCTTAGCCAGAAAATTTTGGCTCGCCAGGGCGTGCCAGCATCAAAGCGCTGGCTACCCATTCTTCCCGGAATCGCGGGAAGCATTGTCATCGGAGCGTGCTGGTGGCCGGTAATCTTTGGTGCATAG
- a CDS encoding iron transporter: MYTRHFVMATAFLASSVLVQAAETPIGKHQIMNNMEIGAVYLQPIKMEPAGMMLDAAAADIHLEADIHATKGNKNGFAEGDWIPDLVVKYELEKVGGQKVAGDMMPMVASDGPHYGDNVKLTGPGKYKLKLSVFPQSSNKGAMFGRHTDKETGVGPWFQQFDLNYEFSYVGTGKKGGY; the protein is encoded by the coding sequence ATGTACACCCGTCATTTCGTAATGGCCACGGCCTTCCTCGCGTCCTCTGTTCTGGTTCAAGCGGCAGAAACACCCATTGGCAAACATCAGATCATGAATAACATGGAAATCGGTGCGGTGTATTTGCAGCCGATCAAAATGGAGCCAGCAGGGATGATGCTGGATGCCGCAGCGGCTGACATTCATCTGGAAGCTGATATTCACGCTACCAAGGGCAACAAGAACGGTTTTGCTGAAGGCGACTGGATTCCTGATCTGGTTGTGAAATACGAACTTGAGAAGGTCGGCGGACAAAAAGTCGCCGGTGACATGATGCCGATGGTGGCCAGCGATGGTCCGCACTACGGCGATAACGTCAAGCTCACAGGCCCCGGAAAATACAAACTCAAACTCTCAGTCTTCCCGCAATCGTCCAACAAGGGCGCCATGTTCGGCCGCCATACGGATAAGGAAACCGGCGTGGGTCCGTGGTTTCAGCAGTTCGACCTCAACTATGAATTCTCTTATGTCGGTACGGGCAAAAAGGGTGGCTACTAG
- a CDS encoding cupredoxin domain-containing protein, whose translation MRPATLWGLFFAGLLTLPAYGVEETTVQLVARDGKFFPAELIVPQGRKIRIEIRNEGKDPVEFESMELRKEKVLAPDSKSVVVIVPQQPGSYKFFDDFHPKTGQGVLVVK comes from the coding sequence ATGCGACCAGCCACTCTCTGGGGATTGTTTTTTGCAGGGTTGCTGACCCTGCCTGCGTATGGCGTGGAGGAAACCACCGTGCAACTCGTTGCACGTGATGGGAAGTTCTTCCCGGCTGAGCTCATTGTCCCGCAAGGACGAAAAATTCGTATCGAGATTCGTAACGAAGGTAAAGATCCCGTCGAATTCGAGAGCATGGAACTGCGCAAAGAAAAAGTGCTGGCACCTGACTCGAAATCCGTTGTTGTGATCGTGCCCCAGCAACCGGGCAGTTATAAATTCTTTGATGATTTTCATCCGAAAACGGGGCAAGGCGTGCTGGTCGTGAAATAA
- a CDS encoding heavy metal translocating P-type ATPase, producing the protein MSDAHKHDSHGHNHDHDHDHSHSHAHANDSCCAPAEPAQSVAPAAACCGTHTVPDIQPSEQLARPTTSTDGVQTPIRIMQMDCPTEEGLLRKKLGGMPGVTGLEFNLMQRVLTVTHAPKEIESILAAVRSLGFAPEIANSEASQEEPTPEPAKPWWPLALAGAAAIASEAVEWTGMPTWMAAALALVAVLACGITTYKKGWIAIRNGNLNINALMSIAVTGALLLGQWPEAAMVMVLFTIAELIEAKSLDRARNAIRGLMQLAPERATVLQADGTWQDVEAKSVTVDTRVRIKPGERIALDGKIVSGRSAINQAPITGESLPVEKAEGDPVFAGTINESGSFEYKVTAAANDSTLARIIHAVEEAQGARAPTQRFVDQFARIYTPVVFAIALAVAILPPLLMGGDWFTWIYKALVLLVIACPCALVISTPVTIVSGLAAAARQGILVKGGVYLEEGRKLKWLALDKTGTITHGKPAQTDFVVLSGMNETELRSLAASLAGRSDHPVSKALTEAAKRDNVALRNVDAFEALPGRGTKGVIDGKPFYLGNHRLIHEQGRCSDALEARLSALEVQGKTVILLADDQEVHGMFAVADTVKDSSRQAIAELHALGIKTVMLTGDNAHTAKAIATQVGIDEARGDLLPEDKLKVIESKIGQGGAVGMVGDGINDAPALARADIGFAMGAAGTGTAIETADVALMDDDLRKLPRFVRLSRSTHALLVQNIVLALGIKAVFLVLTLTGAGTMWMAVFADVGASLLVVGNGLRLLRGTKFEPSVKPASQPKTVHAHAH; encoded by the coding sequence ATGTCAGACGCCCACAAACACGATTCCCATGGTCACAACCACGACCACGACCACGACCATTCCCATAGCCACGCGCATGCAAATGATTCCTGCTGTGCGCCCGCTGAACCCGCGCAATCGGTAGCCCCTGCCGCAGCTTGTTGCGGCACGCATACTGTGCCGGACATTCAACCTTCGGAGCAACTCGCTAGACCCACCACTAGTACTGATGGTGTTCAGACGCCCATTCGCATCATGCAAATGGACTGCCCCACGGAAGAGGGACTGTTGCGCAAGAAGCTGGGTGGCATGCCAGGTGTGACAGGGCTGGAGTTCAACCTGATGCAACGCGTACTGACGGTGACCCATGCTCCCAAGGAAATTGAATCGATTCTGGCCGCTGTGCGATCGCTGGGCTTCGCTCCCGAGATAGCCAACAGCGAGGCATCCCAGGAGGAGCCCACGCCCGAACCTGCCAAACCGTGGTGGCCCTTGGCGCTTGCAGGGGCTGCAGCAATTGCCTCTGAGGCGGTTGAATGGACCGGCATGCCCACATGGATGGCGGCCGCTTTGGCTCTGGTGGCTGTTCTGGCCTGCGGAATCACCACCTACAAGAAAGGCTGGATTGCCATTCGCAATGGCAATCTCAATATCAACGCACTCATGAGCATCGCTGTAACAGGTGCACTTTTGCTGGGGCAGTGGCCCGAGGCGGCCATGGTGATGGTGTTGTTCACGATTGCCGAGTTGATCGAAGCGAAATCGCTGGATCGGGCGCGCAATGCAATTCGCGGGCTGATGCAACTCGCCCCCGAGCGCGCAACCGTCCTGCAGGCAGATGGCACTTGGCAGGATGTGGAGGCCAAATCAGTCACCGTCGACACACGGGTCCGGATCAAACCTGGTGAGCGTATCGCCTTGGATGGAAAAATCGTCAGTGGTCGCTCGGCGATCAACCAAGCCCCTATTACCGGTGAAAGCCTCCCTGTAGAAAAAGCCGAGGGTGACCCGGTGTTTGCCGGCACCATCAACGAATCGGGTTCGTTTGAGTACAAAGTGACTGCTGCTGCCAATGACAGCACGCTGGCCCGCATCATCCACGCAGTGGAAGAGGCGCAAGGCGCGCGTGCGCCGACGCAGCGCTTTGTCGATCAATTCGCCCGAATCTACACACCAGTGGTATTCGCCATTGCCTTGGCTGTCGCCATCTTGCCGCCACTGCTGATGGGGGGAGATTGGTTCACCTGGATTTATAAGGCGCTGGTTTTGCTGGTGATCGCTTGCCCCTGCGCCCTGGTCATCTCCACCCCGGTCACCATCGTCAGCGGTCTGGCTGCCGCGGCACGCCAGGGCATTCTCGTGAAAGGTGGCGTCTATCTCGAAGAAGGACGCAAGCTGAAGTGGCTGGCACTCGACAAGACTGGAACCATCACGCACGGCAAGCCTGCGCAGACGGACTTTGTGGTGCTCAGTGGGATGAATGAGACCGAATTGCGCAGTCTTGCAGCCAGTCTGGCCGGTCGCTCGGATCACCCCGTGTCCAAGGCGCTGACAGAGGCTGCCAAGCGCGACAACGTTGCCCTGCGCAATGTTGATGCATTTGAAGCCCTGCCTGGACGTGGCACCAAGGGCGTCATCGACGGAAAGCCCTTCTATTTGGGCAATCACCGCCTGATTCACGAGCAAGGTCGCTGCTCCGACGCCCTGGAAGCCCGCTTGTCGGCCCTGGAAGTGCAAGGCAAAACGGTCATTCTTCTGGCTGATGACCAGGAGGTGCACGGAATGTTTGCTGTGGCCGATACGGTCAAAGACAGCAGCCGGCAAGCCATTGCCGAATTGCATGCCTTGGGTATCAAGACGGTCATGCTGACCGGAGACAACGCGCACACTGCCAAAGCCATAGCGACCCAGGTGGGCATCGACGAGGCACGTGGTGACCTGCTGCCAGAGGACAAGCTCAAGGTGATCGAAAGCAAGATCGGTCAAGGGGGCGCGGTTGGTATGGTGGGCGATGGCATCAACGATGCACCCGCCCTGGCCCGTGCGGACATCGGCTTTGCCATGGGCGCCGCCGGTACGGGCACCGCCATTGAAACTGCCGATGTGGCCTTGATGGACGACGACCTGCGCAAACTTCCCCGTTTTGTGCGCCTCTCCCGTAGCACCCATGCGCTTCTAGTACAGAACATCGTTCTGGCACTCGGCATCAAGGCTGTGTTTCTGGTCCTGACCCTCACAGGGGCGGGCACGATGTGGATGGCCGTTTTTGCGGATGTGGGGGCGAGCTTGCTGGTGGTCGGCAATGGGCTGCGTCTGCTGCGGGGGACCAAATTCGAGCCCTCGGTGAAGCCGGCCTCGCAACCCAAAACCGTTCACGCTCATGCCCACTGA
- a CDS encoding DMT family transporter, which translates to MNYLHRAALPALGAAILFGASTPFAKQLIGEGFSAFSPFLLAGLLYLGSGSGLSMIRLIRDRGWKSSGLPRQEWPWLLGAITFGGVVGPLLLMVGLTHTAAATTSLFLNLESVLTAVLAWVAFREQTDRRIVFGMLLIVLGGVVLAWSGSESATSVIGPLALVGACMAWAIDNNLTRKVSASDALFIAGSKGLVAGCVNIVLGVSLGAAFPSAGHISAAMVIGFFGYGLSLVLFVLALRGLGTARTGAYFSTAPFVGAALSIAMLGEPTSFAFWLATGLMAAGVWLHLTERHVHEHQHTSLNHGHKHRNDEHHQHNHDFEWDGVEPHSHEHQHTEIRHSHGHFPDIHHRHAHR; encoded by the coding sequence ATGAACTATCTACACCGTGCGGCGCTACCTGCCTTGGGTGCCGCAATTTTGTTCGGGGCCAGCACACCGTTTGCAAAACAGCTGATCGGTGAGGGATTTTCCGCTTTCTCGCCGTTTCTATTGGCTGGACTGCTGTATTTGGGAAGTGGATCGGGTCTGTCCATGATCCGCTTGATTCGCGATCGTGGATGGAAATCCAGCGGTCTACCTAGGCAGGAGTGGCCTTGGTTGTTGGGTGCAATCACATTTGGAGGTGTAGTTGGCCCATTGCTACTGATGGTGGGGCTCACGCACACTGCCGCAGCAACCACCTCACTCTTCTTAAATCTGGAATCCGTGCTCACCGCAGTACTTGCGTGGGTGGCGTTTCGGGAGCAAACGGATCGTCGCATTGTGTTTGGCATGCTGCTGATCGTTCTAGGTGGTGTGGTACTGGCCTGGTCCGGCAGCGAAAGCGCGACCTCTGTCATTGGACCGCTGGCCTTGGTCGGTGCCTGCATGGCATGGGCGATTGACAACAACCTCACGCGCAAAGTCTCGGCGTCCGATGCGCTTTTTATTGCGGGCAGCAAAGGCCTAGTAGCGGGCTGCGTCAACATCGTCCTGGGCGTGTCGTTGGGAGCAGCGTTTCCCTCAGCAGGCCATATTTCAGCGGCCATGGTGATCGGCTTTTTTGGCTATGGCCTGAGCCTGGTGCTATTCGTCTTAGCCCTGCGCGGGTTGGGAACCGCTCGCACAGGCGCTTACTTTTCGACGGCACCTTTTGTGGGCGCAGCGCTCTCTATTGCGATGCTTGGTGAGCCCACCAGTTTTGCGTTTTGGCTGGCAACAGGACTGATGGCTGCGGGGGTCTGGTTACACCTCACCGAACGCCACGTCCATGAGCATCAGCACACCTCGCTGAACCACGGGCACAAGCATCGGAACGATGAACACCACCAGCACAACCACGATTTCGAGTGGGATGGGGTGGAGCCCCATTCGCATGAGCATCAACATACTGAAATCCGGCACAGTCACGGGCATTTTCCGGATATTCACCACCGCCACGCGCATCGCTAA
- a CDS encoding SIS domain-containing protein, with protein MPTETPNSPRRHIGEALADARRALDQLGQDSSVVEATEYGATMLIHTFEQGGRVYACGNGGSMSNAMHFAEELTGRFRQNRPDCPRRPGRLSARHQHQRQRHQRGGYCKELQMTVLGLTGRPSTSAAHAVRCLHRHPRLRVRRSCPGTSHQGHPYPHRADRAPRLPGALRRDSRRVGQAHMSASHSHALPSEDNGRSPCDNTCGGCDPAASTADARPPSTSA; from the coding sequence ATGCCCACTGAGACGCCCAACTCACCCCGCCGGCATATCGGCGAAGCGCTGGCCGATGCGCGGCGGGCCCTGGACCAGTTGGGTCAGGATTCATCCGTGGTGGAAGCGACAGAATATGGCGCGACGATGCTGATCCATACGTTTGAGCAAGGCGGTCGCGTCTATGCCTGCGGCAACGGTGGCTCCATGAGCAATGCAATGCACTTCGCCGAGGAATTGACCGGACGGTTCAGGCAGAACCGGCCGGATTGCCCGCGCAGGCCCGGGCGACTGTCTGCTCGCCATCAGCACCAGCGCCAACGTCATCAACGCGGCGGTTACTGCAAAGAGCTGCAGATGACAGTGCTCGGCCTGACGGGTCGGCCCAGCACCTCCGCTGCCCACGCTGTCCGATGTCTGCATCGCCACCCCCGGCTGCGCGTTCGCCGATCGTGCCCCGGAACTTCACATCAAGGTCATCCATATCCTCATCGAGCTGATCGAGCGCCACGTCTTCCCGGAGCACTACGACGCGACTCCCGCCGGGTCGGCCAAGCCCACATGAGCGCGTCCCACAGCCACGCTTTACCTTCAGAAGACAACGGCCGATCACCTTGCGACAACACATGCGGAGGCTGCGACCCCGCAGCCAGCACTGCAGACGCGAGACCGCCGAGCACGAGCGCATGA